Proteins encoded together in one Carya illinoinensis cultivar Pawnee chromosome 3, C.illinoinensisPawnee_v1, whole genome shotgun sequence window:
- the LOC122305806 gene encoding probable glycosyltransferase At5g03795, giving the protein MQFSDKRTFCSFYRQQSSLIFFILFVVVALVVMISVIQRTLGDERSSEFFKTPDSPYSSSSTLPQTGERQERIEKKKESDKINVTTGKSRVKRQYSTLEKIEASLGIARSAIKEAGRTHNLTSTHDDPGYVPRGPIYGNANAFTGTIRFIIREKKKM; this is encoded by the exons ATGCAATTTTCTGACAAGCGGACTTTCTGTTCATTCTACCGACAGCAGtcttctttaatattttttattttatttgttgtggTAGCCTTGGTTGTTATGATCTCAGTGATACAGCGCACACTTGGTGATGAGAGGTCTTCTGAATTTTTCAAAACGCCAGATTCTCCATATAGTTCTTCCTCCACCCTCCCTCAAACC GGAGAAAGGCAAGAGagaatagaaaagaagaaagaatcaGATAAAATCAACGTGACGACAGGGAAAAGCAGAGTAAAGAGACAATACAGTACGTTAGAGAAAATTGAAGCAAGTTTGGGTATTGCCAGGTCGGCCATTAAAGAGGCTGGTCGAACCCACAATCTGACGTCAACCCATGATGACCCTGGCTATGTTCCTCGAGGTCCAATATATGGGAATGCAAATGCTTTCACAGGTACCATTCGATTCATCATTA gagagaaaaaaaaaatgtag
- the LOC122302339 gene encoding SUN domain-containing protein 4 codes for MQRSRRAFLQRRALEKAISGRTRLYKVSLSLVFVLWGLVFLFSLWISHGHGYRDESAVFFAGTSTWDEAKVGCNEHSYTTDNHPPTEALCTDAAETRGYGSKSVADDGSTNYVSVEVSRNDVSTVGEQPAVENSLSAPKSENDAPKNDRLSHTVPLGLDEFKSRAFSSVSKSEPGQAGSVIRKVEPGGAEYNYASASKGAKILAFNKEAKGASNILGRDKDKYLRNPCSVDEKFAIIELSEEILVDTIEIANFEHHSSNLKDFELLGSLVYPTDEWVKLGNFTASNVKHAQRFVLQDPKWVRYLKLNLLSHYGSEFYCTLSFVEVYGVDAVERMLEDLIAAQDKKLYVPEEGTGDKKETPSQPEPTESVDLDQDITETEITSARETVKTNVPDPVEEMRHPQVGRMPGDTVLKILMQKVHSLDLNLSVLERYLEELVSRYGNIFKDIKEDIGEKDVILERIREDIRHLLENQEVIAKDVGDFISWRSLVSLQLDNLLRDNAVLRSQVDKVKEDQFSMENKGIVVFVVCLIFSVLALVRLFLDLAVSVYMALSVHRINESGKFCWMSSPWLFLLFSCSTIIFILSI; via the exons ATGCAGAGGTCACGTAGAGCTTTTCTgcaaagaagagctttggagaAGGCTATAAGTGGAAGAACTAGATTGTACAAGGTTTCTCTTTCTTTGGTGTTTGTTTTGTGGGGGCTTGTCTTCCTTTTTAGCTTATGGATCAGTCACGGCCATGGTTATAGAG ATGAATCTGCTGTATTTTTTGCTGGCACATcaacttgggatgaagctaagGTGGGATGTAATGAACACTCATATACTACAGATAATCATCCACCAACGGAGGCTTTGTGTACAGATGCTGCTGAAACCAGAGGTTATGGTAGTAAATCAGTTGCTGATGATGGCAGCACAAATTATGTCTCAGTTGAAGTGAGCAGAAATGATGTCTCAACTGTTGGAGAGCAACCTGCAGTGGAGAACTCCCTTTCTGCTCCGAAATCGGAAAATGACGCTCCAAAGAATGATCGTCTCTCTCACACTGTCCCACTTGGTCTTGATGAATTCAAAAGCAGAGCCTTTAGTTCTGTAAGCAAATCTGAACCTGGTCAGGCTGGAAGCGTAATACGCAAAGTTGAGCCTGGGGGTGCCGAGTACAATTATGCTTCAGCATCAAAAGGAGCAAAGATTTTGGCATTTAACAAGGAAGCCAAGGGTGCCTCTAATATCTTAGGTAGAGATAAGGACAAGTATCTTCGGAATCCCTGTTCTGTGGATGAGAAATTTGCCATTATAGAGCTTTCAGAAGAAATCTTAGTAGATACAATTGAAATAGCTAATTTTGAGCACCACTCTTCTAATTTGAAGGACTTTGAGTTGCTTGGAAGTTTGGTTTATCCAACAGATGAATGGGTCAAACTAGGGAATTTCACTGCTTCAAACGTTAAGCATGCACAGAGGTTTGTTCTTCAGGATCCAAAATGGGTAAGATACCTAAAGTTGAATCTTTTGAGCCATTATGGTTCGGAATTCTATTGTACATTGAGTTTTGTTGAAGTTTATGGTGTGGATGCTGTTGAAAGAATGCTGGAAGATTTGATAGCTGCTCAAGATAAAAAGTTGTATGTGCCCGAGGAAGGAACTGGTGACAAAAAGGAAACACCCTCCCAACCAGAGCCCACAGAGAGTGTTGACCTTGATCAAGATATCACAGAAACTGAAATTACTTCTGCACGTGAAACTGTAAAAACGAACGTGCCTGATCCAGTAGAAGAGATGCGTCACCCACAAGTTGGCAGGATGCCGGGGGATACGGTTCTCAAGATATTGATGCAGAAAGTGCATTCCCTGGATTTAAATTTATCAGTTTTGGAGCGGTATTTGGAGGAATTGGTTTCCAGATATGgcaatattttcaaagatatcaAGGAAGATATAGGAGAGAAAGATGTAATTTTAGAAAGGATCAGGGAGGACATACGGCATCTTCTTGAAAATCAGGAAGTCATT GCTAAAGATGTTGGTGATTTTATTTCTTGGAGGTCCCTTGTTTCATTGCAGTTAGATAATTTACTCAGGGACAATGCTGTTCTCAG ATCCCAGGTTGATAAGGTCAAGGAGGATCAGTTTTCAATGGAGAATAAGGGTATTGTGGTATTCGTtgtatgtttaattttttcagTTCTAGCTCTTGTGAGATTATTTCTAGATCTGGCGGTAAGTGTTTATATGGCATTGAGTGTTCATAGAATAAATGAGTCCGGGAAATTTTGTTGGATGAGCTCGCCCTGGCTGTTCTTGCTATTTAGCTGTAGCACTATTATCTTCATACTATCAATATAA
- the LOC122302343 gene encoding RNA-binding protein 7 produces the protein MSGSSGSTVYVGNLDERVSDRVLYDILIQAGRVVDLYIPRDKETDKPKGYAFAEYETEEVAGYAVRLFSGLVTLYSRTLKFAISGQDKPSPPMAVTPTSNSSHKPRSHPVPVNDMEISQHSTKLSAHCRLSAYHDSPSQVPITPGVINQSNGYGSHFNGNNYEYSRRVLGTTLDSISHFRSRRHDTSNPIYFPSYS, from the exons ATGTCCGGAAGCTCAGGTTCCACCGTGTACGTTG GTAATCTGGATGAGAGGGTGAGTGATAGGGTCTTGTATGATATTTTGATTCAAGCAGGGCGGGTGGTCGACTTGTACATTCCCCGAGACAAGGAAACAGATAAACCCAAAGGTTATGCATTTGCAGAATACGAAACTGAGGAGGTTGCAGGCTATGCTGTCAGGCTTTTCTCTGGCCTTGTGACTCTCTACAGCCGAACACTGAAATTTGCG ATATCTGGGCAAGACAAACCCTCACCTCCAATGGCGGTCACACCCACATCAAATTCATCTCATAAACCAAGGTCCCACCCTGTGCCAGTTAACGATATGGAAATTTCTCAGCACTCCACGAAGTTGTCAGCACATTGCAGACTTTCAGCTTATCACGATAGTCCTTCTCAAG TGCCGATCACCCCTGGTGTAATTAATCAATCTAATGGATACGGATCCCATTTCAATGGCAACAATTATGAATACAGTCGGAGAGTTTTGGGGACAACATTGGATAGCATTAGCCATTTTAGGTCTCGCCGCCACGATACAAGTAACCCAATCTATTTTCCATCTTACAGTTAA